A single genomic interval of Ruminococcus sp. NK3A76 harbors:
- a CDS encoding VirD4-like conjugal transfer protein, CD1115 family, whose amino-acid sequence MLSKTLDSTLKNTELVFEFVKAGGYAVKLPMFTAFGIGLYALNKYTSRKRFHRKGEEHGSARWANKKEIQSLADKPKKVKLPFKIKVHNFFERLKFWKRRELSFEQDNNVVLTNEVKMSLNTRQTRKNLNVMVIGGSGSGKSRFYVKPNLMQANTSYVCTDPKGELLRSTGKMLESYGYDIRVFNLIDMAHSNNYNPFEYIYDVDGNYSATAVIKMVNVLMKNTSKENSGGDQFWDDSTKALLAALCFYLVECEDKSRQNFSEVMKLLKKAEVKEGDEAYMSDLDLIFDALEEPEKYTEEAGGIDKRVKELNLIDLAQKSQKSHEYMCLKYYKDFKKAAGDTAKSILISTAVRLQAFNIPEVMDLTCCDNIHLETIGDRPTAMFIIIPSSDDTFNFLAAMMYTQLFDVLYDRANFKYKGRLPVHVRCLLDEFANIGNIPRFEELLATMRSMEISANVIIQNLSQLKKMYKDSWENVLGNCDSLLFLGGQEPTTLEHISKTLGKETIDTRSHNRTRGRQGSTSENDSILGRELMTVDELKTMKDNECILFVRGIYPFFCNKYKIERHPNYKLLEDFNDDNAYLISDINTVKFGHESEDESDLHSEPVEDTEHGAVPEKIEMVENELDCHVESIDVGSQQPHSRIAEMQAAEAFMKRMPKVPEDGQPEPVIVDGTESLVAAEPMVTDNSRYIEVYEDNYLDDFYDDF is encoded by the coding sequence ATGCTTTCAAAGACCTTGGACAGCACCTTAAAGAATACCGAGCTTGTATTTGAGTTTGTTAAGGCTGGAGGATATGCTGTTAAACTGCCAATGTTTACAGCATTCGGTATAGGGCTTTATGCGCTTAATAAGTACACAAGCAGAAAGAGATTTCACCGAAAGGGCGAGGAACACGGCTCGGCAAGGTGGGCGAATAAGAAGGAGATACAAAGCCTTGCGGACAAGCCTAAGAAGGTAAAGCTGCCGTTCAAGATCAAAGTACATAACTTCTTTGAACGGTTAAAGTTCTGGAAACGACGGGAACTCAGCTTTGAGCAGGACAATAACGTTGTCCTTACAAACGAAGTCAAGATGTCGCTGAATACAAGGCAGACGAGGAAAAACCTGAATGTTATGGTCATAGGCGGATCGGGGTCCGGCAAATCCCGATTTTACGTCAAGCCTAATCTTATGCAGGCAAATACCTCCTATGTCTGTACCGATCCGAAGGGTGAGCTGCTGCGGTCAACGGGTAAAATGCTTGAAAGCTACGGCTATGATATTCGGGTTTTCAACCTTATAGATATGGCTCACAGCAACAACTACAACCCCTTTGAGTACATCTATGATGTTGACGGTAATTATTCTGCAACAGCAGTAATCAAGATGGTTAATGTTCTGATGAAGAACACCTCAAAGGAAAACAGTGGCGGAGATCAGTTCTGGGACGACAGCACAAAGGCTTTGCTTGCAGCACTCTGCTTCTATTTAGTAGAGTGCGAAGATAAGTCAAGACAGAACTTTTCAGAGGTAATGAAGCTGCTGAAAAAGGCGGAGGTCAAAGAGGGCGACGAGGCATATATGTCAGACCTCGACCTCATATTCGACGCTTTGGAGGAGCCCGAAAAATATACCGAGGAGGCGGGAGGAATTGATAAGAGGGTCAAGGAGCTAAATCTGATCGACCTTGCGCAGAAAAGCCAAAAGTCTCACGAGTATATGTGCCTGAAATACTACAAGGATTTCAAAAAGGCAGCAGGAGATACGGCAAAGTCGATACTGATCTCAACGGCGGTGCGCTTGCAGGCGTTCAATATTCCCGAAGTAATGGATTTGACCTGCTGTGATAACATTCACCTTGAAACGATAGGCGACAGACCGACAGCAATGTTCATTATCATACCAAGCTCGGACGATACCTTCAATTTCTTGGCGGCGATGATGTACACTCAGCTTTTTGATGTGCTCTATGACAGGGCAAATTTCAAGTACAAAGGCAGGCTGCCCGTTCATGTCAGGTGTCTGCTTGATGAGTTTGCGAACATAGGCAATATACCGAGATTTGAGGAACTGCTGGCAACAATGCGTTCAATGGAGATCTCGGCAAATGTTATCATACAGAACTTGTCACAGCTTAAAAAGATGTACAAGGATAGCTGGGAGAATGTCTTGGGCAACTGTGACAGCCTGCTGTTCTTGGGCGGTCAGGAGCCGACAACTCTTGAACATATTTCAAAGACGCTGGGCAAGGAAACAATAGATACAAGGTCGCATAACCGCACCAGAGGAAGGCAGGGCTCGACCTCCGAAAATGACAGTATTCTTGGGCGTGAGCTTATGACGGTGGACGAGCTGAAAACTATGAAGGACAATGAGTGTATTCTTTTTGTTCGTGGCATTTATCCGTTTTTCTGCAACAAATACAAGATCGAGCGTCACCCGAATTACAAGCTGCTGGAGGATTTCAATGACGATAATGCCTACCTTATCAGCGACATAAATACGGTGAAGTTTGGTCATGAATCAGAGGACGAGAGTGATCTTCACAGTGAGCCGGTTGAAGATACCGAGCATGGAGCAGTTCCCGAAAAGATAGAAATGGTAGAAAACGAGCTTGACTGCCATGTGGAGAGTATCGACGTGGGTTCGCAGCAGCCGCATAGCCGTATTGCAGAAATGCAGGCGGCAGAGGCTTTTATGAAGAGAATGCCGAAAGTGCCGGAGGACGGACAGCCGGAGCCTGTAATCGTTGATGGTACGGAAAGCCTTGTCGCAGCAGAGCCGATGGTCACAGATAACAGCAGATATATCGAGGTGTATGAAGATAATTACCTTGATGATTTTTATGATGATTTTTAG
- a CDS encoding PrgI family protein has translation MIEIRIPKEIKNYREKLFFGLTLRQSICVAIALLVCVPIYIWGHHFLPQEAISWIVVFIAVPLMLTGFFRYNDMAAEQFALEVIHFYAYPQKRVYSYEPPFMELRNAYLLEELTEEYAAKGKRFKKNRI, from the coding sequence ATGATAGAGATTCGCATACCTAAAGAAATAAAGAATTACAGGGAAAAGTTGTTTTTCGGGCTGACTCTGCGGCAAAGTATCTGTGTTGCGATTGCTCTGCTCGTATGTGTTCCAATATATATATGGGGACACCACTTTCTGCCGCAGGAGGCTATTTCCTGGATAGTTGTTTTCATAGCTGTTCCGCTTATGCTGACAGGCTTTTTCAGATATAACGATATGGCTGCCGAGCAGTTTGCTCTTGAAGTGATACATTTCTATGCTTATCCGCAGAAGCGGGTCTATTCCTATGAGCCGCCGTTTATGGAGCTTAGAAATGCGTATCTGCTGGAGGAGCTTACAGAGGAATATGCAGCTAAAGGAAAACGTTTCAAGAAGAACAGGATATAA